One Oncorhynchus gorbuscha isolate QuinsamMale2020 ecotype Even-year unplaced genomic scaffold, OgorEven_v1.0 Un_scaffold_3247, whole genome shotgun sequence genomic region harbors:
- the LOC124027455 gene encoding zinc finger protein 112-like isoform X1, whose protein sequence is MSTLDLLRVFLNERLTAAAAEIFGAVEKTVVEYQEENHRLRGLLRITPGIKLCKRDSLQLSLAVSEEEIPSEQQHCEPEWSPSLGQEDPEPTQIKEEQEEVRTSQKEEQLQGLEADIIEFQFTPSCVKGECDQEDPLWSLTLPQTQTVENKESDPKHFSTVTHLKGFDIPCDPPDNQSNASSHSSAKSSDPIGHDSSQPLDPNLPMGEHCSKPSTISIKAYRCRDCGKTFPLKAGLQRHVNLDKKRLSECHFCKKQYNSTCKLKAHARLCHGGKPSTCPFCGKTFKHKGHLSRHMSIHTGEKPFSCGDCGKSFNQKGGLGRHILTHTGEKPFSCHFCCKSFRQKRDLRRHILIHTGEKPYSCGDCGKGFIRKEHLTAHMRTHTGE, encoded by the exons ATGTCTACACTAGATTTGTTGCGTGTGTTTTTAAATGAGCGCTTAACTGCGGCTGCGGCGGAGATTTTCGGGGCCGTTGAGAAAACGGTAGTGGAGTATCAGGAGGAGAATCATCGGCTTCGTGGACTGCTGCGGATTACACCGGGGATAAAACTATGCAAAAGAG actccctgcagctctctctcgctgtctctgaaGAGGAGATTCCCTCTGAGCAGCAGCACTGTGAGCCGGAGTGGAGCCCCAGTCTGGGGCAGGAGGACCCCGAGCCCACACAGAttaaagaggaacaggaggaagtcAGGACCAGTCAGAAGGAAGAGCAGCTTCAAGGGCTGGAGGCTGATATCATAGAGTTCCAATTCACTCCTTCCTGTGTGAAAGGTGAATGTGATCAGGAGGACCCACTTTGGTCCTTGACTCTTCCCCAAACCCAGACTGTGGAAAACAAAGAGAGTGACCCTAAACATTTTTCCACTGTGACCCACCTAAAGGGTTTTGATATTCCCTGTGACCCTCCAGATAATCAAAGCAATGCGTCCAGCCACAGTTCAGCCAAAAGCAGCGACCCAATAGGACATGACAGCAGCCAACCATTGGATCCGAACCTACCAATGGGGGAACATTGTTCCAAACCCAGCACCATATCTATAAAAGCTTACCGCTGCCGGGACTGTGGCAAAACGTTTCCTCTGAAAGCGGGCTTGCAGAGGCATGTGAATCTCGACAAGAAGAGACTCAGTGAATGCCACTTCTGCAAAAAACAGTACAACTCCACCTGTAAACTGAAGGCCCATGCCCGACTATGTCACGGTGGGAAACCCAGCACCTGCCCCTTCTGTGGCAAGACCTTCAAACACAAAGGACATCTGTCTAGGCACATGagtattcacacaggagagaaaccttttagctgtggtgactgtgggaagagcttcaatcaGAAGGGGGGCCTAGGAAGACATATactgactcacacaggagagaaaccttttagcTGTCATTTTTGCTGTAAAAGCTTCAGGCAGAAGAGGGATCTAAGGAGGCATATActgattcacacaggagagaaaccatataGCTGTGGCGACTGCGGTAAAGGCTTCATTCGCAAGGAGCACCTAACTGCACATATGCGGACTCACACAGGAGAGTAG
- the LOC124027455 gene encoding zinc finger protein 239-like isoform X3, whose product MLSDSLQLSLAVSEEEIPSEQQHCEPEWSPSLGQEDPEPTQIKEEQEEVRTSQKEEQLQGLEADIIEFQFTPSCVKGECDQEDPLWSLTLPQTQTVENKESDPKHFSTVTHLKGFDIPCDPPDNQSNASSHSSAKSSDPIGHDSSQPLDPNLPMGEHCSKPSTISIKAYRCRDCGKTFPLKAGLQRHVNLDKKRLSECHFCKKQYNSTCKLKAHARLCHGGKPSTCPFCGKTFKHKGHLSRHMSIHTGEKPFSCGDCGKSFNQKGGLGRHILTHTGEKPFSCHFCCKSFRQKRDLRRHILIHTGEKPYSCGDCGKGFIRKEHLTAHMRTHTGE is encoded by the exons atgctgtCTG actccctgcagctctctctcgctgtctctgaaGAGGAGATTCCCTCTGAGCAGCAGCACTGTGAGCCGGAGTGGAGCCCCAGTCTGGGGCAGGAGGACCCCGAGCCCACACAGAttaaagaggaacaggaggaagtcAGGACCAGTCAGAAGGAAGAGCAGCTTCAAGGGCTGGAGGCTGATATCATAGAGTTCCAATTCACTCCTTCCTGTGTGAAAGGTGAATGTGATCAGGAGGACCCACTTTGGTCCTTGACTCTTCCCCAAACCCAGACTGTGGAAAACAAAGAGAGTGACCCTAAACATTTTTCCACTGTGACCCACCTAAAGGGTTTTGATATTCCCTGTGACCCTCCAGATAATCAAAGCAATGCGTCCAGCCACAGTTCAGCCAAAAGCAGCGACCCAATAGGACATGACAGCAGCCAACCATTGGATCCGAACCTACCAATGGGGGAACATTGTTCCAAACCCAGCACCATATCTATAAAAGCTTACCGCTGCCGGGACTGTGGCAAAACGTTTCCTCTGAAAGCGGGCTTGCAGAGGCATGTGAATCTCGACAAGAAGAGACTCAGTGAATGCCACTTCTGCAAAAAACAGTACAACTCCACCTGTAAACTGAAGGCCCATGCCCGACTATGTCACGGTGGGAAACCCAGCACCTGCCCCTTCTGTGGCAAGACCTTCAAACACAAAGGACATCTGTCTAGGCACATGagtattcacacaggagagaaaccttttagctgtggtgactgtgggaagagcttcaatcaGAAGGGGGGCCTAGGAAGACATATactgactcacacaggagagaaaccttttagcTGTCATTTTTGCTGTAAAAGCTTCAGGCAGAAGAGGGATCTAAGGAGGCATATActgattcacacaggagagaaaccatataGCTGTGGCGACTGCGGTAAAGGCTTCATTCGCAAGGAGCACCTAACTGCACATATGCGGACTCACACAGGAGAGTAG
- the LOC124027455 gene encoding uncharacterized protein LOC124027455 isoform X4, whose translation MTKDNLDRLKDKDFHKAEEFVQLMVILYTSTLCVSCDNNATCGQIIPILHKLEEHFTVKHEDTTFVATIKEKVWENLSERYQDEDIQAFLHETAAMDPGFKGRPVSDATWDRLRKATVEANVTGATPRLVRGAGADGHGAPATGGGV comes from the coding sequence ATGACCAAGGACAACCTGGACCGTCTGAAGGACAAGGACTTTCATAAGGCTGAGGAGTTTGTCCAGCTCATGGTAATCCTCTATACATCCAcactgtgtgtgtcatgtgacaaTAACGCCACCTGTGGACAGATCATACCCATCCTCCACAAACTGGAGGAGCACTTCACTGTGAAGCATGAAGATACAACGTTTGTGGCAACCATCAAAGAGAAGGTGTGGGAGAACCTCTCCGAGCGCTATCAGGATGAGGACATTCAAGCCTTCCTGCATGAGACCGCAGCAATGGACCCCGGATTTAAAGGGAGGCCGGTGAGTGACGCCACCTGGGACAGGCTGAGGAAGGCAACTGTTGAGGCCAATGTGACAGGAGCGACACCAAGGCTTGTCAGAGGAGCCGGCGCAGACGGACACGGAGCACCAGCAACAGGAGGAGGagtctga